A region from the Linepithema humile isolate Giens D197 chromosome 1, Lhum_UNIL_v1.0, whole genome shotgun sequence genome encodes:
- the LOC105669054 gene encoding U7 snRNA-associated Sm-like protein LSm10 isoform X6, whose amino-acid sequence MTMESKREKYFLYNSLSILLRAVEQQRTTIDLRNEASIFGTVEHTNAFMNVVMRDCVLTDPRGDSFKYDMFFVQARNIRCVHIPPNIRIISAITEQLKRLGGPQRELKDTKRTFKTKRTQQRQQEGLAAVKKILENKTEAGEAQSKNK is encoded by the exons ATGACTATGGAATCGAAACGCGAAAAATACTTCCTCTACAACAGTTTGTCGATTTTGCTGAGAGCTGTAGAACAGCAACGTACAACAATAGATCTCCGGAATGAAGCGTCGATTTTCGGCACCGTCGAACACACCAATGC ATTCATGAACGTTGTAATGAGGGACTGCGTACTTACAGACCCACGTGGGGATTCCTTCAAATATGACATGTTTTTCGTGCAAGCAAGGAACATTCGCTGCGTTCATATCCCACCGAAT atacGGATTATATCAGCTATCACGGAACAGTTAAAACGATTAGGAGGTCCACAAAGGGAACTGAAGGATACGAAACGCACATTCAAAACTAAACGCACTCAACAGAGACAACAAGAAGGCCTTGcagctgtaaaaaaaattttagaaaataaaacagaagCTGGAGAGGCacagagtaaaaataaataa
- the LOC105669054 gene encoding uncharacterized protein isoform X5 encodes MSENVLKNRTSKLKSHVWDHFIKRDAATAQCLICMKILKHGGNTTNLTQHLIRKHPTFGTIESKQTIVSLDTTANKRKKLVSEDEPSENANMQKNVLSPVQSIGSDQKIDNVFQRAQSFADGGTSFKNITNAILYMRATDHCPLSTVENEGFRTLMKTIAPRI; translated from the exons ATGTC GGAAAACGTACTTAAGAACCGCACCTCTAAATTGAAAAGTCATGTCTGggatcattttattaaaagagacgCAGCAACTGCTCAGTGCCTAATCTGCATGAAGATTTTAAAACACGGTGGAAACACAACAAATTTAACACAACATCTGATTCGAAAGCACCCAACTTTTGGGACAATTGAAAGCAAACAAACAATTGTTTCTTTAGACACTACggcaaataaaagaaagaaattagtaTCAGAAGATGAACCTTcagaaaatgcaaatatgcAAAAGAATGTTCTAAGCCCT GTCCAGTCAATCGGCAGCGATCAAAAAATCGATAATGTTTTTCAACGAGCTCAGTCATTCGCag ATGGAGGAACGTCGTTCAAAAACATCACCAACGCAATACTGTATATGCGCGCTACGGATCACTGTCCTCTCTCTACCGTAGAAAACGAAGGATTCCGTACTCTCATGAAGACGATAGCTCCGCG TATTTGA
- the LOC105669054 gene encoding E3 SUMO-protein ligase ZBED1-like isoform X4: protein MSENVLKNRTSKLKSHVWDHFIKRDAATAQCLICMKILKHGGNTTNLTQHLIRKHPTFGTIESKQTIVSLDTTANKRKKLVSEDEPSENANMQKNVLSPVQSIGSDQKIDNVFQRAQSFADGGTSFKNITNAILYMRATDHCPLSTVENEGFRTLMKTIAPRYKIPSRRTITRYMDDNI from the exons ATGTC GGAAAACGTACTTAAGAACCGCACCTCTAAATTGAAAAGTCATGTCTGggatcattttattaaaagagacgCAGCAACTGCTCAGTGCCTAATCTGCATGAAGATTTTAAAACACGGTGGAAACACAACAAATTTAACACAACATCTGATTCGAAAGCACCCAACTTTTGGGACAATTGAAAGCAAACAAACAATTGTTTCTTTAGACACTACggcaaataaaagaaagaaattagtaTCAGAAGATGAACCTTcagaaaatgcaaatatgcAAAAGAATGTTCTAAGCCCT GTCCAGTCAATCGGCAGCGATCAAAAAATCGATAATGTTTTTCAACGAGCTCAGTCATTCGCag ATGGAGGAACGTCGTTCAAAAACATCACCAACGCAATACTGTATATGCGCGCTACGGATCACTGTCCTCTCTCTACCGTAGAAAACGAAGGATTCCGTACTCTCATGAAGACGATAGCTCCGCGGTATAAAATCCCATCAAGACGCACTATCACTCGTTATATGGATGATAA TATTTGA
- the LOC105669054 gene encoding E3 SUMO-protein ligase ZBED1-like isoform X1 — protein sequence MSENVLKNRTSKLKSHVWDHFIKRDAATAQCLICMKILKHGGNTTNLTQHLIRKHPTFGTIESKQTIVSLDTTANKRKKLVSEDEPSENANMQKNVLSPVQSIGSDQKIDNVFQRAQSFADGGTSFKNITNAILYMRATDHCPLSTVENEGFRTLMKTIAPRYKIPSRRTITRYMDDKYEYLHGMFKREIAQITSLTLTCDIWSDISNRGYLGITVHYLHDNKMKSGCLGVIPLDESHTAHYISEILMESIQSFGINRETVTAIVSDNGANIKKAIIDCFGASKHIECFAHSVSHIVPDAIRATRGVEQAIAKVKSIVTITKRSVAVSDELRRLQKRDGKTEATLLKFKQDVPTRWNSTLIMIERFLELHEYVYPISLKCKGPVEMLTREELDLLQDIVLLLKPVENVITECSGDTYVTSSLIIPIIRCMIIVIRTRNPCTEIGQQFQEKLLAESHRRFKDYESRELLAISTILDPRFKRLHFQKPLLAASAVAKINTIVKTALHQNVSPITLAMDDENNPQIANSVWSFHDKLIVSENSMVFSDGDDLVLELRQYLNQPVILRFENPIEYWDKLKVAYPTLHSCALKYLSVVATSVPSERLFSKAGAIKAERRSRLTAGRLNVLVFLSSFNKEYWHIS from the exons ATGTC GGAAAACGTACTTAAGAACCGCACCTCTAAATTGAAAAGTCATGTCTGggatcattttattaaaagagacgCAGCAACTGCTCAGTGCCTAATCTGCATGAAGATTTTAAAACACGGTGGAAACACAACAAATTTAACACAACATCTGATTCGAAAGCACCCAACTTTTGGGACAATTGAAAGCAAACAAACAATTGTTTCTTTAGACACTACggcaaataaaagaaagaaattagtaTCAGAAGATGAACCTTcagaaaatgcaaatatgcAAAAGAATGTTCTAAGCCCT GTCCAGTCAATCGGCAGCGATCAAAAAATCGATAATGTTTTTCAACGAGCTCAGTCATTCGCag ATGGAGGAACGTCGTTCAAAAACATCACCAACGCAATACTGTATATGCGCGCTACGGATCACTGTCCTCTCTCTACCGTAGAAAACGAAGGATTCCGTACTCTCATGAAGACGATAGCTCCGCGGTATAAAATCCCATCAAGACGCACTATCACTCGTTATATGGATGATAAGTACGAATACCTGCATGGCATGTTTAAACGCGAGATTGCTCAAATTACTTCATTAACTCTTACGTGTGATATTTGGTCTGATATTTCAAATCGTGGGTATTTAGGGATAACGGTGCATTACTTgcatgataataaaatgaaaagcgGATGTTTGGGTGTAATACCGTTAGACGAAAGCCATACGGCACATTACATTTCGGAAATACTTATGGAGAGTATTCAGTCCTTCGGAATTAACCGAGAAACCGTGACAGCAATCGTATCTGACAACGGcgcgaatattaaaaaagcaataatagATTGTTTCGGTGCTTCCAAACATATTGAATGTTTTGCTCACTCCGTATCGCATATTGTACCTGATGCAATAAGGGCTACGCGTGGGGTCGAACAAGCAATCGCGAAAGTAAAGTCTATTGTCACGATAACAAAACGCAGCGTCGCCGTTTCGGACGAATTGCGGCGTCTGCAAAAACGAGACGGAAAAACGGAAGCAACACTTCTCAAGTTTAAACAAGACGTTCCCACGAGGTGGAATTCTACTTTAATTATGATCGAGCGATTTCTTGAACTCCACGAGTATGTATATCCGATCTCTCTTAAGTGCAAAGGGCCCGTAGAAATGCTTACGCGTGAAGAACTCGATTTATTGCAGGATATagtattacttttaaaaccTGTGGAAAATGTAATAACCGAATGCAGCGGGGACACATACGTCACATCGAGTTTGATCATTCCGATTATTCGTTGTATGATAATTGTTATTAGAACACGCAATCCGTGCACTGAAATAGGACAACAGTTTCAAGAGAAACTTTTAGCGGAATCACATCGTCGGTTTAAAGATTATGAGTCTCGCGAGCTGCTCGCGATATCAACCATTCTTGATCCGCGGTTTAAAAGGCTGCATTTTCAAAAGCCTCTTCTCGCTGCGAGTGCAGTCGCGAAAATTAATACGATTGTTAAAACGGCTCTACATCAAAACGTAAGTCCTATTACGTTGGCGATGGACGACGAAAATAATCCGCAGATAGCAAATAGTGTATGGAGTTTTCATGATAAACTAATCGTTTCCGAGAATTCGATGGTATTTTCCGATGGCGATGATCTCGTTCTCGAACTCAGACAGTATCTGAATCAGCCAGTTATTTTGCGATTTGAAAACCCCATTGAGTACTGGGACAAGTTGAAAGTTGCGTATCCGACACTACACTCATGcgctctaaaatatttaagtgtTGTTGCTACATCCGTACCGTCAGAGAGATTGTTTTCAAAAGCCGGCGCGATTAAGGCTGAACGTCGTAGTCGACTTACGGCAGGTAGACTTAATGTATTAGTGTTTCTTAGTTCCTTCAACAAAGAATATTGGCACATTTCATAA
- the LOC105669054 gene encoding 5'-nucleotidase domain-containing protein 1-like isoform X3 — protein sequence MIRGLGLYHSIINFCVSKRIIERKKVLSYQYSSKAFKRPIKSNMNVFKFTDYNCIGFDLDNTLLRYNITNLVHMEYEVLARFLVDERGYSGKHLLQSLTDDNLDFMQKGLLLDFERGNILRVSPDGVICRACHGTHLLSTDQIRKIYPEQRWEFTDIFCNDMLATWNGPLSEKIRSLLDYFDISASIVFARAVDTLDEEHGSVLNKYNVWPDILDGLNYLFSREHFQSDKGIFGHLKKNPEKYLRKCSTETMSWLKEVKKISATFLLTGSNADFVNFTASYALDTDYISYHGTVKTIRRSTKGTEGYETHIQN from the exons ATGATCAGAGGTCTGGGTCTTTATCACagtattatcaatttttgtgTATCTAAACGAAtaattgagagaaaaaaagtactGTCTTATCAGTACAGTTCCAAAGCGTTTAAGAGGCCCATTAAGAGCAACATGAATGTGTTCAAATTTACTGACTATAATTGTATTGGCTTTGATCTGGATAACACTCTGCTGCGTTACAATATCACAAATCTGGTGCACATGGAATATGAGGTGTTAGCTAGATTTTTGGTGGATGAACGAGGGTACAGCGGGAAACATCTGTTACAATCTTTAACTGATGACAATTTGGATTTCATGCAAAAAGGATTATTGTTGGATTTTGAGAGAGGAAATATACTCAGGGTGAGTCCAGATGGTGTTATTTGCAGAGCTTGTCATGGGACACATTTGTTAAGTACAGATCAAATAAGGAAGATATATCCTGAACAAAGATGGGAATTTACTGATATCTTCTGTAACGATATGCTGGCAACTTGGAATGGACCTTTATCTGAGAAAATAAGGAGCCTACTGGATTATTTTGACATATCAGCAAGTATTGTATTTGCACGAGCTGTGGATACACTTGATGAAGAGCATGGatcagttttaaataaatataacgtttGGCCTGACATATTAGATGGATTAAACTATCTGTTCTCTAGAGAACATTTTCAATCGGATAAAGGGATTTTTGGTCATCTTAAAAAGAATCCAGAGAAATATTTGCGTAAATGTAGTACAGAAACAATGTCATGGttgaaagaagtaaaaaaaatatccgcAACTTTTCTTCTTACGGGATCAAATGCAGATTTTGTGAACTTTACTGCGAGTTATGCTCTTG atacGGATTATATCAGCTATCACGGAACAGTTAAAACGATTAGGAGGTCCACAAAGGGAACTGAAGGATACGAAACGCACATTCAAAACTAA
- the LOC105669054 gene encoding 5'-nucleotidase domain-containing protein 1-like isoform X2, with protein MIRGLGLYHSIINFCVSKRIIERKKVLSYQYSSKAFKRPIKSNMNVFKFTDYNCIGFDLDNTLLRYNITNLVHMEYEVLARFLVDERGYSGKHLLQSLTDDNLDFMQKGLLLDFERGNILRVSPDGVICRACHGTHLLSTDQIRKIYPEQRWEFTDIFCNDMLATWNGPLSEKIRSLLDYFDISASIVFARAVDTLDEEHGSVLNKYNVWPDILDGLNYLFSREHFQSDKGIFGHLKKNPEKYLRKCSTETMSWLKEVKKISATFLLTGSNADFVNFTASYALGENWRSFFDIVVCYARKPGFFINNRPFFNVVNNDETNIVCQDLKQGGMYSQGNWTDLLKFFTHITKETKQRCLYIGDNLVQDIYVPNAFAHYDTLAVIEEQMSEGMIHHGSSHPDEKILNSKLWGSYFCLKDSTINVDSLWGHVIKKHAKLCIPEIDVIVQKSLEEPIHCFDKDGKSYHGYYPARPLSISTL; from the coding sequence ATGATCAGAGGTCTGGGTCTTTATCACagtattatcaatttttgtgTATCTAAACGAAtaattgagagaaaaaaagtactGTCTTATCAGTACAGTTCCAAAGCGTTTAAGAGGCCCATTAAGAGCAACATGAATGTGTTCAAATTTACTGACTATAATTGTATTGGCTTTGATCTGGATAACACTCTGCTGCGTTACAATATCACAAATCTGGTGCACATGGAATATGAGGTGTTAGCTAGATTTTTGGTGGATGAACGAGGGTACAGCGGGAAACATCTGTTACAATCTTTAACTGATGACAATTTGGATTTCATGCAAAAAGGATTATTGTTGGATTTTGAGAGAGGAAATATACTCAGGGTGAGTCCAGATGGTGTTATTTGCAGAGCTTGTCATGGGACACATTTGTTAAGTACAGATCAAATAAGGAAGATATATCCTGAACAAAGATGGGAATTTACTGATATCTTCTGTAACGATATGCTGGCAACTTGGAATGGACCTTTATCTGAGAAAATAAGGAGCCTACTGGATTATTTTGACATATCAGCAAGTATTGTATTTGCACGAGCTGTGGATACACTTGATGAAGAGCATGGatcagttttaaataaatataacgtttGGCCTGACATATTAGATGGATTAAACTATCTGTTCTCTAGAGAACATTTTCAATCGGATAAAGGGATTTTTGGTCATCTTAAAAAGAATCCAGAGAAATATTTGCGTAAATGTAGTACAGAAACAATGTCATGGttgaaagaagtaaaaaaaatatccgcAACTTTTCTTCTTACGGGATCAAATGCAGATTTTGTGAACTTTACTGCGAGTTATGCTCTTGGTGAGAACTGGAGGTCCTTTTTTGATATTGTTGTGTGTTATGCTAGAAAGCCGGGTTTCTTTATTAACAATCGACCGTTCTTTAACGTTGTGAACAATGATGAAACTAATATTGTGTGTCAAGATTTGAAACAAGGTGGAATGTATAGCCAAGGAAATTGGACtgatctattaaaattttttactcatATAACGAAAGAAACTAAGCAGCGATGCTTATACATTGGCGATAATCTTGTACAAGATATATATGTACCAAATGCATTTGCACATTATGATACATTAGCTGTAATCGAGGAACAAATGTCAGAAGGGATGATTCATCATGGATCGTCTCATCCAgatgagaaaattttaaattcaaaattgtgGGGATCTTACTTTTGTTTGAAAGATTCGACAATCAATGTTGACTCTTTGTGGGGGCATGTAATAAAGAAACACGCAAAGCTGTGTATACCAGAAATTGATGTAATTGTACAGAAATCTTTAGAAGAACCTATTCATTGTTTTGATAAAGATGGAAAATCCTATCATGGATATTATCCTGCTAGACCACTTAGTATATCAACATTGTAA
- the LOC105669062 gene encoding acetyl-CoA acetyltransferase, cytosolic-like has product MSSSNVVIVSAVRTPLGSLCGSLSSLKASELGSIAIKESLARIGLKGTDVSEVIMGQVLAAGEGQNPARQAAINANIPIDVPAYQVNLLCGSGLKSVINGYSSIKSGENDIVVAGGQESMSRTPHAIYLRTGVKVGNCNLIDTLLEDGLTDAFYNIHMAITAENLAKKYAISREAQDDYASKSQQKTETAITAGHFDKEIVPVVISGKKESITVSKDEFPIFGTTVEKLAKLKPTFLSNGTVTAGNACGINDGAAAVVLMSEETAAIKGLLPLANIVAVAQVGVDPQIMGIGPVEAVKLVLKKANWTKEEVDFYELNEAYAAQAIACVQELGIDSEKVNVNGGAIALGHPIGMSGTRILVTLLHTLERTGKKKGVASLCIGGGMGIAIAIERK; this is encoded by the exons ATGAGTAGTTCCAATGTAGTGATTGTCTCAGCAGTCAGGACACCCTTAG gGTCACTATGTGGATCCTTATCCTCATTGAAAGCGTCAGAGCTGGGAAGTATTGCTATTAAAGAAAGTTTGGCAAGAATTGGATTAAAAGGAACAGATGTTTCCGAAGTTATTATGGGTCAA GTTCTTGCTGCAGGAGAAGGTCAGAATCCTGCAAGACAAGCAGCGATAAATGCAAACATACCTATTGATGTGCCTGCTTATCAAGTAAACTTGTTATGTGGCTCTGGTCTAAA ATCTGTTATAAATGGTTATTCTTCTATAAAATCAGGGGAAAATGATATAGTTGTGGCTGGTGGTCAAGAAAGTATGAGTAGAACGCCGCATGCAATTTATCTTAGGACTGGTGTAAAAGTTGGAAACTGTAATTTAATTGACACACTTCTAGAAGATGGTTTAACGGATGCCTTCTACAATATTCACATGGCAATAACag CTGAGAATCTTGCTAAAAAGTATGCAATAAGTAGAGAAGCACAGGATGATTATGCAAGCAAATCTCAGCAAAAAACAGAGACTGCTATTACTGCTGGTCACTTCGACAAGGAAATAGTTCCAGTAGTCATTTCAGGCAAGAAAGAATCTATCACTGTATCTAAGGATGAATTTCCAATATTTGGAACAACTGTGGAGaaacttgcaaaattaaaaccaaCATTTCTGTCG AATGGCACGGTTACTGCTGGAAATGCATGTGGTATAAATGACGGTGCAGCGGCTGTAGTTCTTATGTCTGAAGAAACAGCTGCAATTAAAGGACTTTTACCATTAGCCAATATTGTTGCGGTTGCACAGGTTGGAGTTGATCCTCAAATTATGGGCATTGGACCTGTTGAAGCTGTTAAATTAGTC TTGAAAAAAGCAAACTGGACAAAGGAGGAAGTGGACTTTTACGAGTTAAATGAGGCCTACGCAGCGCAAGCAATTGCGTGTGTTCAAGAACTGGGAATAGACAGCGAGAAAGTTAATGTAAATGGTGGTGCTATTGCTCTCGGTCATCCGATTGGCATGTCTG GAACAAGAATTCTGGTCACTTTATTACATACTTTAGAGAGAACTGGAAAGAAAAAGGGTGTCGCATCTTTGTGCATTGGAGGAGGAATGGGTATCGCTATTGccattgaaagaaaataa